The following coding sequences lie in one Hippopotamus amphibius kiboko isolate mHipAmp2 chromosome 7, mHipAmp2.hap2, whole genome shotgun sequence genomic window:
- the GRAP2 gene encoding GRB2-related adapter protein 2 isoform X1, with protein sequence MEAIARFDFMASGEDELSFHAGDVLKILSNQEEWFKAELGSQEGYVPKNFIDIEFPEWFHEGLSRHQAESLLMGKEVGCFIIRASQSSPGDFSISVRHEDDVQHFKVMRDNKGNYFLWTEKFPSLNKLVDYYRTTSISKQKQIFLRNRTREEQGHRGNSLDRRSQGGLALSGAVGEEIRPVMNRKPSDHHPPPSSQYPPTPLPPQQRYLQQHHFHQERRGGSLDINDGHCGMGISSEMNAALMHRRYTDPVQLQAAGRVRWARALYDFEALEDDELGFHCGEVVEVLDSSNPSWWTGRLHNKLGLFPANYVAPMIR encoded by the exons ATCTTAAGTAACCAAGAGGAGTGGTTCAAGGCGGAGCTTGGGAGCCAAGAAGGATATGTGCCCAAGAACTTTATAGACATCGAGTTTCCTGA ATGGTTTCACGAAGGCCTCTCGCGACACCAGGCAGAGAGCTTGCTGATGGGCAAGGAGGTTGGCTGCTTCATCATCCGGGCCAGCCAGAGTTCCCCAGGGGACTTCTCCATATCCGTCAG GCATGAGGATGACGTTCAGCACTTCAAGGTCATGAGAGACAACAAGGGTAATTACTTCCTGTGGACAGAGAAGTTTCCATCCCTCAACAAGCTGGTGGACTACTACAGGACGACTTCCATCTCCAAACAGAAGCAGATCTTTCTGAGGAATAGGACCCGGGAGGAGCAG ggtcacCGGGGCAACAGCCTGGACCGGAGGTCCCAGGGAGGCCTAGCCCTGAGTGGGGCTGTGGGAGAGGAAATCCGGCCTGTGATGAACCGGAAGCCGTCGGATCACCACCCGCCCCCTTCCTCGCAGTATCCCCCCACGCCACTGCCACCACAGCAGCGGTACCTGCAGCAGCATCACTTCCATCAG GAACGCCGTGGAGGCAGCCTGGACATAAATGACGGGCACTGTGGCATGGGCATCAGCAGCGAAATGAATGCCGCCCTCATGCACCGGAGATACACAGACCCGGTGCAACTCCAGGCAGCCGGG CGAGTGCGGTGGGCCCGGGCGCTGTACGACTTTGAGGCCCTGGAGGACGACGAGCTGGGATTCCACTGCGGAGAGGTGGTCGAGGTCCTGGACAGCTCCAACCCGTCCTGGTGGACTGGCCGCCTGCACAACAAGCTGGGCCTCTTCCCTGCCAACTACGTGGCACCCATGATCCGATGA
- the GRAP2 gene encoding GRB2-related adapter protein 2 isoform X2 — MGKEVGCFIIRASQSSPGDFSISVRHEDDVQHFKVMRDNKGNYFLWTEKFPSLNKLVDYYRTTSISKQKQIFLRNRTREEQGHRGNSLDRRSQGGLALSGAVGEEIRPVMNRKPSDHHPPPSSQYPPTPLPPQQRYLQQHHFHQERRGGSLDINDGHCGMGISSEMNAALMHRRYTDPVQLQAAGRVRWARALYDFEALEDDELGFHCGEVVEVLDSSNPSWWTGRLHNKLGLFPANYVAPMIR, encoded by the exons ATGGGCAAGGAGGTTGGCTGCTTCATCATCCGGGCCAGCCAGAGTTCCCCAGGGGACTTCTCCATATCCGTCAG GCATGAGGATGACGTTCAGCACTTCAAGGTCATGAGAGACAACAAGGGTAATTACTTCCTGTGGACAGAGAAGTTTCCATCCCTCAACAAGCTGGTGGACTACTACAGGACGACTTCCATCTCCAAACAGAAGCAGATCTTTCTGAGGAATAGGACCCGGGAGGAGCAG ggtcacCGGGGCAACAGCCTGGACCGGAGGTCCCAGGGAGGCCTAGCCCTGAGTGGGGCTGTGGGAGAGGAAATCCGGCCTGTGATGAACCGGAAGCCGTCGGATCACCACCCGCCCCCTTCCTCGCAGTATCCCCCCACGCCACTGCCACCACAGCAGCGGTACCTGCAGCAGCATCACTTCCATCAG GAACGCCGTGGAGGCAGCCTGGACATAAATGACGGGCACTGTGGCATGGGCATCAGCAGCGAAATGAATGCCGCCCTCATGCACCGGAGATACACAGACCCGGTGCAACTCCAGGCAGCCGGG CGAGTGCGGTGGGCCCGGGCGCTGTACGACTTTGAGGCCCTGGAGGACGACGAGCTGGGATTCCACTGCGGAGAGGTGGTCGAGGTCCTGGACAGCTCCAACCCGTCCTGGTGGACTGGCCGCCTGCACAACAAGCTGGGCCTCTTCCCTGCCAACTACGTGGCACCCATGATCCGATGA